The window CAGCATCAGCACCTGTAATATCATCATCCCATATAACCTGACTACTTTGTCGCAAGGTGCTTGATTTACCAACTCTGACATCATCCGCAAAGTTAGTGCAACGAGCAACAGTATTTCGCCGCACTAAAAGCGGCATTTGTTTCATTCCTCGATGACTGAATTTTCGAACCATCTTTTGTACTACTCCAGCCTTCTGCACTTCTTGGCAAACTGCATCATCATCCTCAAGTTTCAATTTACAATCATTTTCAGcattttcttcatgttcttcctccATGACTGACTCTAACACAATGCTGTGCTCTCCATCATTATTTACACCAGCAGCAGTCTCTCCCTCTATATGTTTTCCGTGAAAGCCTTGGATGTCTCGAACACCTTCTTCCGAGAAGCAACCATCCCtgctaggggggagggaaggtctgCCATGGTCTGTGCTGGTGGCCCCGTTCCCCCCAGAGAGGGGCCAACCGCTAAAAAAGACGAGAAGCCAGACAAACGAGGGCAACTCGGAGAACGCATCAACTCTGCAAAAATTGGGAAACCATTAGTGTTGAAGATTTATCACAAAAATGGCAATATGGAAAATGGGAAAATTTTCTATAAATCAAGGGTAAAATAAGTTAATCATGAAACACTATTGTTGCTTAGATCTTTTCTTCTAATACTCTGAAATTTTGATGACCCTTCTGCCTCtggttacaataaaaaaataccaaaattttatttcatatttgatGATACATTGTGtcccaaaataaagaaaaagattaattgaaaaatataaaataatgccaAAATAAAGTCATTTTCTAAAATATGTGACCTGTTATCATAATAAAGAGCACCCAATAGATGTTTCTTCCAACTACTAGCAAGGACTAAGTAACTACGAAAAGCCATTATGAAGGTGAAAAagtcccttcccttctctgctcTATTCAAAAGCACTAATGGATCAAGCTGTTTGCAAGTAAAGGCAAAGCACTCACTTCAGCTTTATTATGAACAATTAAGCTAGTATAGCATTTGGGAATTAGgtgtttgctctttttttttaatgaagaaataataatatataaatatacacacacatataactgccCATATATCTCTGCCTTGCATACATCTAAGCATGCACAcaatgcaacacacacacgcatacacacaagataaaaaaaggaaatttcaaTTTAATGTGACCGTACTTCAATATGAAATATTTTCCCAGATTTCAATAGCTAATAGAAATATAGCCTTTCTAGTATTCAATGTATTTTTCATGTATAGCAATTAAATGATTTACATTAGCCCTAACAGCAGGGAAGGTTGTGAGGACATCAAGTGTCTCATTATGGAAAGTAACTTGTAAGCAATTTCAAACATATAAATACTGTGATTCTCTAATGTATATTATAAAGCATTAACTCATCTGTAACAGAAACTTCCACAAATGAACATACTGGGTGATGAAGGACTAATTCCTCACAAATGTTTTACATATTACAAATTTTCAGGCCTCAACGATACAATAAAGATACAAGAACTTTAAAACTgaccttttctttctcacttcttcaGAATGGACTGAAGACTAAGGACTTTCTgtctattatcttttcttttagcaTGGAAAACATTGTTCTGATCCTCACTCCTTCCAACACATCATCTCTCATATCTTAACATGCACTCAGCATGTGTTAAAGTCAGTAAAGACAGCAACCTCTCAGTCTCCTGGTAGTTATGCTGATTTCCACAAGCTCAAAACACAATGGACTCCATCAAAATTTAAGGAAAAAATACAGCTTTCCGTAAAATCCTGTGAATTTTTCGTCCTACAAAATACATTCACCTCCAGTTCATGCATAGATTTCACATATAACAAAGGCAAATTTCATGAGATCAAAGATAACTGGCCTTCTGAGAAAACTACTGACAAAGACCTGTTTCACTTCACACACTTCTGGAAAAATTGCAGGTAGATTCACACAACTCTGCCTCACATTTACTGCACTCTGAAAACATATGTACTATTCCATGAACTTACTGTTCCATCTATATCTCCTTCAAGCATTAATACTATATTCTAATTTCCATCATGTCTAACAAggttcctcctacctttcccccgTGCCGAGCTCAAACTCGCCCCTCTTCGCAATGGAGACTTTGTGTCTGTGTCGTTCCCTGTATTGGTGTCACTGCGCTGCTCTGTGAAGGTTAGAAAGCTGAGGTAATCTTAGGTTATAAGAGCACTTGGAGTTTCAGCAATGAAGGGGTCGTGTGTACTTTTTATATTAAaagattaaaaatgaaaaaattgcAGGCAGAGGGTAATTGTTTGGTCAATTTTGTTAAGAAATTAATtctgaaaattatttttattctaagacttttgaaaatgtatttttgtgtctaCTGTTAATTTCAAAGCAAAAAGTAAAATTCTTTCACAAAGTATTGGTGATTTTCTTGACTACTAATCAGAAGCACACAGATTAAACTATTCATGCAATACAAATTAATGCCAGAATATTGCATGTTATACAAGCAAGATGGATAACCACACAACTACATTAATAAGCAAAAGAGAAGCAAGCAGATCAAGCAGATTCAATCTCCAACAtccaaataaaatatatgaagcaGAAAAGGCATGGGGAGGTTAAGAATAACATAAGCCTTGGATAAATTAACTACGAAACACTGATCAAGTTTGCAACCAAATGCCAGCCTATTGAGTGAGTACTGAAGAAGAGATGCAAAAACCCAGTTTCAAAACtgcattcataaaaaataaacagacttgAGATGGCATATACTCTTAAACTTGGCATATTACTATGAATACAGTTTTGAAAATAATGAACCCAATTTAAGGTTTTTCCATTGGTCTATATGTTGACACCCAACCAACAACTCAAGTCActtatatacactgaaaaaaaaatcctcctcctgctttccagTGCATGCATACCATACTGGCATACAACTTTTGTTCTGCTGACTGTAACCCTTTCCATGCTGACCAGCACAGCATGCCTGGCCGCAGTAGTAGTGTGGGCTCATTACCTTGCATGTTGGCGGCTGTGAGGATGATATGCTCTAGTTTTTCCCTAAGAGCTGTTACTTCATCTGTCCTCAACTGTCGTTCGGCCTTGAGGAAGTGGCCCAGCTGCCGGCATAGCTCTCCCAGGTCGGCCTCGTGCTGCGGCAACACTCATCAACTCACTACATAAAGGCTCTCACTCTACTTTCACAACATACACAAGTCATTCTCAGGATGGATCACCACACCCTATCAGACTCATCACTCATGCAAGTAAACtaattattcattaaaaaaaatactactcACATGCATCATTTGGTaagttgatattaataaaaaataaaaagactaaaCAAGACAATATTTCTGAAATAAGGgctatatgaaaagagaaaaaacataaattcTATCACATAACTTCTGGAAAAAGCAGCTTGGGTATGAGCCATTCCACAGCTAGCATAATAAGGAAAACATGGCTGCAAGTCACTAGGACACTAAACAAAACAAGGAACAGTTACTATGGCTAGGGGACATTCAACATCACATGTACCAGTATAAAGCACACTCTGTACTACCAACATTCAGCTAGCAATCTAGTTTTTTAAAATTATGTTTGAGATGTAAAACAAAGACCATTTCTTAAATGCAGAAAGTGAGGTGACATAAGTTTTGATATGACTAAAGCGCTTCCCATGTCAATTAGATGACACTGAAACCTACATTATCTCAAGACTAGCTTTCTAGTCAACATtccataaaataaattaatatttacatttgaTCCCATGGAGTTCATGAGGAACTCACTCTTGTGACctcttattgatgataatggtgataattgtgatgaagTTAACAATACCAAAACATAACTTTGTCCCACACTATATGCCACATTACGAGACAAAACCAAGTATTCTATTATATAAACCCATTCATGATCCTAAAGTTTGCATAAAAACATTAGCACACCTGATCAGCAAGGTTATACTAGGGCGGGTGGTTAATGGTACTAATATATTGTCAAAAGAGTTGAAGAAACGTTGAAGAGACCATCTCAAAagtgaaaaaatacaataaaatatccAACAGCTTCAGCATAAATCCTTCCGAAATAGTACAAAGTCTTATTAACTATCAACAAAATTGCTGAAATGTGTAATAACCCTAAGAATTGTTATAATGAATTTCACAAATAATTTCTAATTACCTTTACATAGCTAACTTTATTCATAATTCTTCACCAATATATTGCCTGTGAAACTATTAAACACATCCTaagattaacccattggatccagatgcttcactgccattATGTGGCCCAAAATACGAGCATTAGACTTATGTGAGCGGACACTCTGACAAGTATGCAGGGTGCAAACAAACACTTGTGTGACAACACTCCAAACCACCCCTTTGgaatttttactctttttcagcacaagtattttctttttctttttttttggggggggccattttccaatgtctatatttgtcattttatttactttatctagATGGTAATAAAATGTTTTACTTGCACAGACACCATATCATCTCTCAAGGTAGTCTACAATTCAGTGCAATAATAgagcaataagtaacattttgttatttgtgtattcttttaatttttcatattaattttctgtaatacaacctgggCTGCCAGTCACAGcggccaggaataggatcctgagcatggaaatagcgtCCTCTCTGCAGCCAGCGctcttccagccatggctcaCGGACATTACAGTCCACACTTATTTATCAatgtaaataatgcaaaagcccctttctaaatgccaaatgagtctaatcatcctccaagagctttgtacaCTCAAGGCAAGTCTTTCCTATCACCCAGCCTTCAACAGAAATGTGATAGCAAGTTTGCGTCACCCCAGCACACAGTTAAATTTccccatgacagcatgttcatgtCATCTGCCCTCAAGCCAAAttatttcatgacatgatggtcacgtcATCCAGATCATAGATGGTTAGGTAGCTCAGTCCTATAATTCTAAATTTCTAAATTTCTAAATTCTGATGTTTGTGATGTCACCTCACTTTTGCCTGGCCTTCATCAACCATCACTTACTGAATGTGCCTGTTGCAGTTGTTGAGTCAGCCGTGCAATCTCCTCATTGCATAAGGCTAACTCACTTTCCCGCAATCGCAGTTGTGTGCTCAGGTCACGACCACAGTCATCCTATAAACATTTGTGGATATAAGACAATTTGAAAATATTTGGCAACTCTTATAAAAGAACATACAGGAAATCAGTTCACACTCCAACACATgacagaaaataatacaaataaatatcacAAGTATAAAATATTGAAATACACTTGAAATTGTTGTGGTCTTCGACAAAGCATCAAAGAACTTGAACGAGGTTTCCCCTTGTTCACTTATCCAGCATATGTTTGATCTTTTTAGAGCCTAACTTTGACTGCCAAATACACCTATGATTCTGAACACTAACCTTTGCTTGCAGCTGTGAAACCTGTGCAGTTAGGTGGACTTTCAGCTGCTTGTTCCTTGCCTCCAACTCTAGCACCTGCTTACTGGTATCAGAAAGTTGCTTGCTCAGTGAGTCCACCTTCTCCTCTAAGGCAGCTGACTCCAGGCATTTAATAGAGTACTTCTGCGAGAGAGACAGGATTTCATGTCGAATATCTTCCATCTCTGCCTCATGCTCCTTGTGAATGGCACCAATGTCGTGTCCTGACTGCATCTTCCTAATGAACTCCTCCTTGAACTTGGCTATCTCTCTCTGAACCTCAGCCTCATGTGCTTTCCTCATAGCATCCAGGGCAGCCAGGGTAGCCTGTGTCTCTTCAGCCAGTGCTTGTTCCTTTTCTGCCTGTAATGCTGCCAGTTCCCTCCTGTGCTTTTCCTCCAATTCCGCTAACATGCGTTTGTTAGAGTTCTCCATAGCTCCCAGACCTTTCTCACACAGACCCTAAAGACACAATTACAGTAACAATGAGACATTTGCAAATGTGCCTTCAAAATAAATATCTCATCTTCACACCAGATCTATACTTACTGATACATATGTGGATTGGTCAGCATACACTTACCCTGAGATGCTCTATTTCCACCTGGTATCTCTGCCTGACTTTCTCCTCACACATGTCTGGCTGACTTCCAATGGACTCTTCATATTGTTGCTTGAGAGCAGAGATCTGGGCCTCATAGCCCTCCTCCAGCAGGCACAGACGTCGTTTGAGTTCAGTtaattcatcatcactatcccgtGTTGGAGGTTCGTGTCTTGACTGTTCCCGCAGCCTTGACAGTTCTTCCTCATGCTGGGACTGGAGAGCTGACATTGCTATTTTGTGGTCTTTTTCCAGAGCCTGAAACATATATGATGGCACTTTAGTAAAAAGggaatgtgggtgggtgggtgcattcatgcatgtgtgtatgtgtgtatgtgtgtatgtgtgtatgtgtgtgtgtgtgtgtgtgtgtgtgtgtgtgtgtgtgtgtgtgagtgcgtgagtgagtgagtgagtgagtgagtgagtgagtgagtgagtgagagtgagagtgagagtgagagtgagagtgagagtgagagtgagagtgagagtgagagtgagagtgagagtgaatgtgagtgtgagtgtgagtgtgagtgtgagtgtgagtgagtgtgtgtgagcgtgagtgtgagtgtgagtgtgtgagtgtgtgagtgtgtgagtgtgtatgtgtgtgagtgtgtgtgtatgtgtgtgtgtgtgtgtgtttgtgtgtgtgtgtgtgtgtgtgtgtgtgtgtgtgtgtgtgtgtgtgtgtgtgtgtgtgtgtgtgtgtgtgtgtgtgtgtgtgtgagtgtgtgtaagtgcgagtgtgagtgtgagtgtgagtgtgagtgagtgtgtgagtgtgagtgtgagtgtgagtgtgagtgtgagtgtgagtgtgtgtgagtgtgagtgtgtgagtgtgagtgtgagtgagtgtgagtgtgagtgtgagtgtgagtgtgtgtgtgtgtgtgtgtgtgtgtgtgtgtgtgtgtgtgtgtgtgtgtgagtgtgtgtgtgtgtgtgcgtgtgcgtgtgcgagtgcgagtgcgagtgcgagtgtgagtgtgagtgtgtgagtgagtgagtgagtgagtgtgagtgagtgagtgagtgtgagtgagtgtgagtgtgagtgagtgtgagtgtgagtgtgagtgtgtgtgtgtgtttgtgtgtgtgtgtgtgtgtgtgtgtgtgtgtgtgtgtgtgtgtgtgtgtgtgtgtgcgtgtgcgagtgtgagtgtgagtgtgtgagtgtgtgagtgagtgagtgagtgagtgagtgagtgagtgagtgagtgagtgagtgagtgagtgtgagtgagtgagtgagtgagtgagtgagtgagtgagtgagtgagtggtgaatgaatgagtgagtgagtgagtgagtgagtgagtgagtgagtgagtgagtgagtgagtgagtgagtgagtgagtgagtgagtgaatgagtgagtgtgagtgtgagtgtgagtgtgagtgtgtgtgagtgtgggtgtgtgtgtgagtgtgagagtgagtgtctgtgtgagtgcgagtgtgtgagtgcgagtgtgtgagtgcgagtgtgtgtgtgtgtgtgtgtgtgtgtgtgtgtgtgtgtgtgagtgagtgagtgagtgagtgagtgagtgagtgagtgagtgagtgagtgagtgagtgagtgagtgagtgagtgagtgagtgcgtgtgtgtgtgtttgcttatatagaTGTTTCTTttcatacatgtaaatgtacacattcataagcatgtatgtgtacatttgagTACATGTGACTtcagatgggtgggtgggtgagtatgtgggggtatgggtgtgggtattcactatgtgcatgagtgtgtgtgcatgtatacatgagtGGGCCCATGAGTGAGGTGGGTGGCTGTATGTGGATAGGGGTATTTGCATCTATGCATATCCTGATTCAActgtgcaactgtgtgtgtgtatatgcatatgtctgcTCATGTAGACATTTATTTTCACAAGTGTAAATGAACAcatgagagagtaaaagaaagaaaagagaaacggacaATAACTAACCTTGAGAGTGTTGAGATACTCAATGCACTGTTTacattctgcttctctctccttcacacgcTTAGAATCCAAGTTCTTCTTGAGCTTAGCAACCTCTTGCCGCAGTTCTTCGCACTGGCGGCATCCGTCTGCCATACCAGTGATGTCTGAAGCTCTGCGTGACCTACGTgatgtctcactctttctcttggccTTGGGGGAAGGTGGCATCTTGGTGGGTGATGACGACTGAGAAAGACTAGGACTTAACTCATTATCGCCTTCCTTCCCAAAGTCTGTAGGATGTGACTTGAGGGAAGATGGGCTGGCTTCTGGCCTGACCTGACTGGCTGCTTGGAGGACAAGCTTGGTCAGTTCAGAGTTCCCCTGAGCTGACATTTTGTTAAACAGGAAGGCAAATTCTGCCTGATCAAGAGCAGGCTGCACCAGACTCTCTAGGGAGGAATCACAACCACCCAGGAACATAAGGAGGTGAGCCTCACTGGCTACAACATCACTAGCAGAACCTATCATGTCTCTGTTTTCCTCCACTATGTTGAGATGTTCACAAGTGGATGTTGTTGTATCTCCTTCACTCTGCACCACTGCTAACTGACCATCAATGACTGCCTTTTGTGCCACAACTGCAGCAAACTCTGATAGTACCATATCTATGGTAGCTGTTACTGAATTGATAACTGCAGTGTCACCTGCTCTATACTGTGCCAGTACTGCCTCATACTTGTTACTAAGAGTGAAAACGGCCTCCTCCATTTCCTGCCGCAGAGACTCATCAGCAGCTGTGTGGCAGCGCTCAAGCGTGGCAGCCGTGACCTGCGTCATTGCTTCAGGTGATGTCTCTGAAGGCGAGATAAGGTGACTGAGCCTCATGAGGGAATGTGCTGCCTCAATGTTAACCAATTCCTGGTTAACCAACTCCTGTGCCATCGACCAAACCTCTCGCATCCGCACCTCTTCCAGTAACACAGAATCATCGTGAGGAGGTCCTGATCCAGTCACAGTCTCCCTGGCCATCACCACAGCAACTTCATGAAGCTTGCCCTCTTTGTACTGCGTTACCAAGTTGGCCAACGACCTCTCACGTTCCAGGAGCCGACTCTGTAGATCACGGCATGTCTCCCCCAGGATGGCAGGAGGAGTTGTGTTagtccctctacctcctccaggCTGGGGTCCAACACTCATTGCAATCTCTCCCTGCACAACAAGCTTTTCTGCCAGCAGGCTCGTGTAGAAGTCAAGCGGTGCCATTGTCTCCATGTCAAAATCAGGATTGGTGAGTTTCTTCTCCAGGAATGATAACTTGCGGTGAGCCTCAATCAGCTCCTGCAACTTGACTGATGCTTCGTACATATGGGGCCTCTGGGCTGCCTGTACCACCTGTGAAACCTGTGTCATTACCAGAGTTTCATAGGCAAGTCGCTCCGCAAACAGTTTCAACTGCATGTCTCGGGTCCACTTTCCCGTTGCCTGCAGAAATGGAACACATTAAAATCAAATTGTTTTCACAACCAgtttatatacaatacacacatggggaaattaagataaaaattgtataaatacatctatttatgtacatacagaatggtacatatatagatacactatttctatttgtctatcttcctatgtgttttaatatatttacCTTCAGATGGTCTCGACGATTGTTAAGATCCGTCAACTTGTCCCTGAGCATATCTTGTAAACGTAACACCAACGGACGCAACCGATCAGTCTGAGCCTGATCAGGTGGGGAATGGCGGAGCTGAGTCAACCGAACAGCAGTATTCAATCTCTGCAGGAGAGATGAGATTCCTGGGGCCCCGCAAGAACATATACACTCCACTGACCCTGCCCAAGCCACACACTCTCCAAGCTGAAAGGTATGCATTTGTTAATATAACATTACCAGGGCATATTGCTGCTTAAAAGTGAAACCATGAACTACAGATGAGGCTTTACAAATCTTCTTGGAACTCTATAAGAGTCTTTAAAATAAAGAGCTGACTATTCCACTACTATAAAATATTCAATTACATAACCTGGTATACTTCACAgaatttatcattactaattacaACACTCATTAGCTTTATAGCCTGAACTAGCAAAAATAATTTCAAAGATATTTACTTGCAACTGCAGAGTAGACAAGACTTTCTCTAAAGCTGCTAATTTTTCCCGCAGTGATTTGGTCTCTGAATCAGATCGACTTATTTTAACAGTCTTCTCTGGAGTGGCTCTGGGTGACCGCAGTGTCTTGCGAGGAACTGAAGGTGATCGCATGGGAGATCTGAAATCAATAATACAACCATTTACATGAAGAGAAAGTTTCAACACTCAATTCACAATTGACTCATAATGGCCATTATTATAGATAATTAAAACATTCtttcaaaccaaaaaaaaagacataaagagaACCCAAAAAAAAGTTACCTCAGTGGTGAAACTGGGTGTGTGGGAGACCTAGGTCGTGGCTCCTTCTTTGGAGTATGTGAAGGCGTTGGAATGGCCTCTCCCGTGATGTTAGAAACCTGTGCAGTTTTAGAGTAACATATCCATATAAAGGGAAGTAAATAACTGATTGTATTTCGTTCTAGAAAAATGATGCCACTGTATTCAAAGATAAAGCAGTATTGTAATATAAGAACCtcatgagtttgtttgtttttagtcatTTATATTATTCTAGCAGCATCTTGAATTACCTTATATTAGATAACCATTGAGTTTAACAAACCAAAGATAACCATAGTCAAATTGGCCTACCTTTGACTCCAGAGCATTGAGGCGCACAATGGCTTTCATGGCCTCTGAACTCCCAGGACTGTCCAGAGATTTTCTACGCAGTCGTGACGACTTGGTGGAATCATCAAAACTCTTTGATCTCTTTGGTACTTTGGTATCTTTcgtctcaccctttccctccttcacttctcctTCCACCTACAGAAACACAGTTTTCAACTCTCTATACTTCTGATTTGACATGCAGTAAGTTTATAATTTTGTACAAGGTGTGACATTTCCCTTCACATTGCTAAGAACTTACCTCTGGAGAACAGCTGCCTTCCTCATTCTGAAGCAGCTGCTCAATCTTTGCTTCCAACTGAGACAACTTCAGCTCCATATCctttgagagagtgaaagactcGCGGCCCTTCAAGCTCTGGGTCCGTCTGCGGTCACGGCTTTCTGCTCGGCTGATCTTCTGCTTCAGAAGGCGAACCTGAAGACGTCGGCCAAAATCAGTGAAATTTATAAGGAAATACAGAGTAAATaggacacatctatctatattaacTTTTGGAAAGAAGTTATCATAAATgatggatgagagaagagagacactaatggggaataaagaaagaaatgagaaatataataCACACCTGCTTCTCAGAGGCAGTTAGCTTATTAGTCAGATCTTGTATCCTGCAAGTCATGAGATTCAGCTGAGAATTGAAGTCGCCTTCACTTCCCTTCAGGTCCTGACGCAGCTTCAGATTTGACAGCTCAATGTCGTCATGCTGGTTCTGAATATCACGAATCTCCTTCTTCAGTGCCTTGATCTCATTCACAGCCTTCTCAAACCGAAGCTGAAGTTCAGTGAACTGATCTACTAACCTGCAGGAATATTTGAATACCATAAAGATTTGCACTTCCACATTCACAttcaaaaaacaataattatcatattttttccacACAAAAATGTAATGTAGATAAAGGTTAGAACACAGAGAAGATACTAAAATTAAAAGCAAAACTTACTGCTCCTTATCAAGGTCCTCTGGATCTTGAGTAAGGTCGAAGTTTGTGAGGTCAGTGATGGACTCAATACGTGGAAGGTTCTTTCTTGAAGAAAATCTCTCACGACTGCTAGATATGGAGAGACTTGAAGATGCTCTTCTAGCCTATGAAGCATGAAAAAGAGAACAGTAAAACAGACCAATATATtagacaatatacatatatactgacaatGCCTACATTACATAATATGTACTAATATATTTTAATCTATTGTTTATTTCAACTATTAAAGGCTCTTCAAGAAAGCAAATCTTACAGTTTGGGCAATAAACACTAATTACATATTATCTCAATTATAAATATCTCAAATTAAACATTTCAGCTCACCTGATCTTGCaaatctctctctaattcacgGATTCTGCCACAAAGAGCTTCATTCTCCTCAATCCCTCTGTGCAAGCGGTCTGCTGTATGGTCCAGCTCCTTCTGCGTTTCCTTGAGGGAGTCACGCAGGGTATCAACCTGTTGCATGAATGGGACATGAATTTCATGAGGTTTGTGCAAAACTTATTTTTTGTGACCCTGAAAAATATTTGTTCATACAGAATACCTTGGTATGATGGCTTTGGTTGTGATAGTTGTAGATGGCTTATTTTCATcttgataaatattatatatttagtaatGTAGAAGTCAGAATTTAGTTAATTAGAAACACATCTTGTACAATTCCTTGTATTACTATTCATAAAAGATGTAATACTGAACCACTTCCTTTCATCCCATTCATATAATGAATGTGCTATAACTTGCTCCCTTATATGCGCAACTGAGTTAAAGAAGTTTATAAAAAATGAGAagcaaaatacaaataattataaaagttttAAATTCAGTATATTAGTATACTGCTGATTTCACTGAGCACCAAAAGCCCCACAACATCCAAACTCAATATGatttcttcccattccttttaGGAGCAATATTACAATTCTTACCACAAAAGCTCCCAGCAGAGTCTCTTTTCCTTGCAAAATAAATTTAAACTATTTTGTTTACCTGAAAAACCATTACCATAAGCTATTAAGTCTATAAACTACAAATCTTGTTAGAGA of the Penaeus chinensis breed Huanghai No. 1 chromosome 27, ASM1920278v2, whole genome shotgun sequence genome contains:
- the LOC125039471 gene encoding protein MLP1 homolog isoform X2, producing the protein MNRVLEVSQAEDVTGNQFSLAITAPDRVTFIKGTCREESRWWMDVLSVFPRSQKQQGRHKRNATFPGIKTTTVLKQNMVSHSPSPSLAPTTFETPIGQRVRFLSCTTDPLGSRPPSAPALDMEEDVFPTKDSSASGTHIPPSSTSQAPTPTPLYHSTPLSSLPPPTRILRDEHKENTPPYAEDYTDNPPTSESPPTQDKLSHKFRTRRAIKREVRGLTQPRSKSEVTAMFPANLPSSVSPLRHGSTATTGHTTASLYSSTGSIATSAYSTPEGSHSTLSPAHSAVVDAISAPEPRTVRRATITLTSSLSSLNSLTSSSSSSSSSSSSSAGSSVGVSSSLSSSLGGIGSSGGDGGGGVGTPSFRSLDSGVHVPTRPHARTAPDKPGEVTRQLLLSDLEESKREEKLKDIADSITRLRGSSSLSYLSSKSGLGDVKPTRERDAQDETDAAPEVSKTSSEETAEPSHPDHQVRGDPDGCGLEVSPPYTVNPDLQRVDLPAEDLLYIKKGWLMKQSLNHDWIKYWFVLRGTGLMFYRDPTAEDNGILDGIIDLSVAKSIEECDVARNYGFMILTWEEKKYVFSAVTSGIRGNWVQALRNAANLKESKDRPLTLGEQIEREIVAKRDRHNSQSSTFESMAAERDQGNDIHNDSISSANSRYVFSSDDEYRTASETSGGIRIQNKEDNFKCERARSRSNSRTRSSKRSRSSPPTSRRNTRDDFPSISKDEVLTSCYSESGSLHSISDLDAQHRPEKDSSATTLTGSGDALLVDLLETQVESLKAKLEQTQADYLELHKENSGLKTRLRNGGRASPSNTATGAHHHHLHHHHSELDLFHQSPPIRSRAKLELSLADSRNTIASLTADLTRLRKKLEVCEGDLDRSEREVDKLRRDKEEMSSDAQSLRHRVASLENQVKELLDRVEEQEHDLSEKASCANQLNELRKKYSELQEQLSCQSGVVDWKHRYDLLEKKLLREREEWQLKYKEVTSAQASRHDESVRTLTRSLQEAENRIQGLVTELECERASGANAPTRIPRAMEKAGLKRENQELTTQIEHLTNELARMRENLKSEKSEVYKWKDLVKELRSLLDGKNDEIERKRDEVKEAHARESSSTPSLAPGIHPQGTTTSEPPIIVVDTLRDSLKETQKELDHTADRLHRGIEENEALCGRIRELERDLQDQARRASSSLSISSSRERFSSRKNLPRIESITDLTNFDLTQDPEDLDKEQLVDQFTELQLRFEKAVNEIKALKKEIRDIQNQHDDIELSNLKLRQDLKGSEGDFNSQLNLMTCRIQDLTNKLTASEKQVRLLKQKISRAESRDRRRTQSLKGRESFTLSKDMELKLSQLEAKIEQLLQNEEGSCSPEVEGEVKEGKGETKDTKVPKRSKSFDDSTKSSRLRRKSLDSPGSSEAMKAIVRLNALESKVSNITGEAIPTPSHTPKKEPRPRSPTHPVSPLRSPMRSPSVPRKTLRSPRATPEKTVKISRSDSETKSLREKLAALEKVLSTLQLQLGECVAWAGSVECICSCGAPGISSLLQRLNTAVRLTQLRHSPPDQAQTDRLRPLVLRLQDMLRDKLTDLNNRRDHLKATGKWTRDMQLKLFAERLAYETLVMTQVSQVVQAAQRPHMYEASVKLQELIEAHRKLSFLEKKLTNPDFDMETMAPLDFYTSLLAEKLVVQGEIAMSVGPQPGGGRGTNTTPPAILGETCRDLQSRLLERERSLANLVTQYKEGKLHEVAVVMARETVTGSGPPHDDSVLLEEVRMREVWSMAQELVNQELVNIEAAHSLMRLSHLISPSETSPEAMTQVTAATLERCHTAADESLRQEMEEAVFTLSNKYEAVLAQYRAGDTAVINSVTATIDMVLSEFAAVVAQKAVIDGQLAVVQSEGDTTTSTCEHLNIVEENRDMIGSASDVVASEAHLLMFLGGCDSSLESLVQPALDQAEFAFLFNKMSAQGNSELTKLVLQAASQVRPEASPSSLKSHPTDFGKEGDNELSPSLSQSSSPTKMPPSPKAKRKSETSRRSRRASDITGMADGCRQCEELRQEVAKLKKNLDSKRVKEREAECKQCIEYLNTLKALEKDHKIAMSALQSQHEEELSRLREQSRHEPPTRDSDDELTELKRRLCLLEEGYEAQISALKQQYEESIGSQPDMCEEKVRQRYQVEIEHLRGLCEKGLGAMENSNKRMLAELEEKHRRELAALQAEKEQALAEETQATLAALDAMRKAHEAEVQREIAKFKEEFIRKMQSGHDIGAIHKEHEAEMEDIRHEILSLSQKYSIKCLESAALEEKVDSLSKQLSDTSKQVLELEARNKQLKVHLTAQVSQLQAKDDCGRDLSTQLRLRESELALCNEEIARLTQQLQQAHSHEADLGELCRQLGHFLKAERQLRTDEVTALREKLEHIILTAANMQEQRSDTNTGNDTDTKSPLRRGASLSSARGKELMRSPSCPRLSGFSSFLAVGPSLGGTGPPAQTMADLPSPLAGMVASRKKVFETSKAFTENI